The following are encoded together in the Thermosipho atlanticus DSM 15807 genome:
- a CDS encoding PHP-associated domain-containing protein — translation MRCDLHIHSCLSPCSDLTMVPNEVVKYSPKIAAICDHNSGENVLSFYKVFEKHSKLLIPGIEIQSVEDVHILGYFNKIENLLKVSKVIAEHLPKISYDPEKLGYQLKVNERDEFTSLETIPLGFPTDLPLKKVVELIIENSGIPVYAHISRRFGVLYQLGLFPDTSKIKIAEVTNLEEYKIACNHGLIPISSSDAHSLNQIGVRYSIIENAVSSIQEFLIALVNGKVKTIWDY, via the coding sequence ATGAGGTGTGATCTACATATCCACAGTTGTTTGTCGCCGTGTTCAGATTTAACGATGGTTCCAAATGAAGTAGTGAAATATTCTCCCAAAATTGCTGCAATTTGCGATCATAATTCTGGAGAAAATGTTTTATCATTTTACAAAGTTTTTGAGAAACATTCAAAACTTCTTATTCCAGGAATAGAAATCCAGTCGGTTGAAGATGTGCATATTTTGGGGTATTTTAATAAAATTGAGAATCTTTTGAAGGTATCGAAGGTAATTGCGGAACACTTACCAAAAATCAGTTATGATCCGGAAAAGTTAGGTTATCAATTAAAGGTAAATGAACGTGATGAATTTACATCTCTTGAAACCATCCCTCTTGGATTTCCTACGGATTTACCTCTAAAAAAAGTTGTAGAATTGATAATAGAAAATTCTGGAATCCCTGTTTATGCACATATAAGTCGAAGGTTTGGTGTTTTATATCAACTTGGACTCTTTCCCGATACTTCTAAAATTAAGATTGCTGAGGTTACAAATTTAGAGGAATACAAAATTGCATGTAATCATGGATTGATTCCTATTTCTTCTTCAGATGCACATTCCCTTAATCAAATTGGTGTGAGATATAGTATAATTGAAAATGCAGTGAGTAGTATACAAGAATTTTTAATAGCATTGGTAAATGGAAAGGTGAAAACTATATGGGATTACTAA
- a CDS encoding TatD family hydrolase, translating into MVVVDTHAHLQMSHFKSDREEIIERFNENGILFIINVGTNITDSRETVELSKKYEKVFAAIGVHPHDSKDVEKNYIEILEKLSKNEKVVAIGEIGLDYYRNFSPQEVQQKVFVEQLLLAKELKLPIVVHIRDAYEEAYNILESFGPFEKGGVIHSFSANSEWALKFVKLGFYLGISGPITYKRNEQLREVVKLVGEQNILSETDCPYLTPHPYRGKRNEPAYVGYVVKKINDIIGYDVSETLVKNARSLFGVNL; encoded by the coding sequence ATGGTCGTTGTTGATACTCATGCTCATTTACAAATGAGTCATTTCAAAAGTGATAGGGAAGAAATAATAGAAAGGTTCAATGAAAATGGAATATTGTTTATTATTAATGTTGGAACCAACATCACTGATAGTAGAGAAACTGTGGAACTTTCAAAGAAATATGAAAAGGTTTTTGCAGCCATAGGGGTTCACCCACATGACAGTAAAGATGTTGAAAAAAATTACATAGAGATCTTAGAAAAACTTTCGAAGAACGAAAAAGTTGTAGCAATAGGAGAGATTGGTTTAGATTATTATAGGAATTTTTCTCCTCAGGAAGTTCAACAAAAAGTATTTGTTGAGCAACTTTTACTTGCAAAGGAACTTAAATTACCTATAGTTGTTCATATTAGAGATGCATATGAAGAAGCGTACAATATATTAGAAAGTTTTGGCCCTTTTGAGAAAGGAGGAGTAATACATTCATTTAGTGCTAATAGTGAATGGGCCTTGAAATTTGTTAAGCTGGGTTTTTATTTAGGTATAAGTGGACCAATTACCTATAAAAGAAACGAGCAATTAAGAGAAGTTGTTAAACTAGTTGGAGAACAAAATATTTTATCTGAAACTGACTGTCCCTATCTTACACCACATCCATATAGAGGAAAAAGGAATGAGCCTGCCTATGTTGGCTACGTTGTTAAAAAGATAAATGATATAATAGGTTATGATGTTTCTGAAACTTTAGTAAAAAACGCAAGAAGCTTATTTGGGGTGAACTTATGA
- the hemW gene encoding radical SAM family heme chaperone HemW, whose amino-acid sequence MAKSLSELIGEFNAISLYIHIPFCKKKCYYCDFVSFTEGSVENYIMALLNEIDLYVQEIKRGVRTLYIGGGTPSFINEYYIKKIIDKLSPYLELEEFTIEVNPDSFDAHKAEFYRNLGVNRISLGIQSFDDNVLKKAGRTHSSKQALRAYKIAEKYFDNVNVDFIIGLPGENWRSIENIVDFIRFYVPPHISVYLLEIHEGTFLEKFYKKLPDEAYERYDAILKFLKLLRYERYEISNFTLNKKYSKHNLVYWANLDYLGFGISAGGHIGNMRYNNVSTFEKYYTKLKAGKFPIEYKVFNKLERETLESIFMMLRTKWGIDRKLIAKLPKLDTFFQKLSSKYRFFDGTKLNDTGMDFSNLFFGELLKTWEEFYED is encoded by the coding sequence ATGGCAAAGTCTCTTTCGGAATTAATTGGTGAATTTAATGCAATTTCTTTATATATTCATATTCCCTTTTGTAAGAAAAAATGCTATTATTGTGATTTTGTTAGTTTTACAGAGGGAAGTGTAGAAAACTATATAATGGCACTTTTAAATGAGATAGATTTATATGTGCAAGAAATTAAAAGAGGGGTAAGGACTTTATATATTGGTGGAGGAACCCCAAGTTTTATTAACGAATATTATATTAAAAAAATAATTGATAAGCTATCTCCTTATTTAGAACTTGAAGAATTTACAATAGAGGTTAATCCAGATTCGTTTGATGCACATAAAGCAGAATTTTATAGAAATTTGGGAGTAAATAGAATAAGTTTGGGAATTCAATCATTTGACGACAATGTTTTAAAAAAAGCTGGTAGAACGCATTCTTCAAAACAAGCTTTGAGAGCCTACAAAATAGCAGAGAAATATTTTGATAATGTAAACGTTGATTTTATTATCGGATTACCCGGCGAAAATTGGAGAAGTATAGAAAATATCGTAGATTTTATCCGTTTTTATGTCCCTCCACATATATCCGTATATCTTCTGGAAATTCACGAAGGGACTTTCCTGGAAAAATTTTATAAAAAACTTCCGGATGAAGCCTATGAAAGGTATGATGCAATTTTGAAGTTTTTGAAGTTGTTAAGATATGAAAGATATGAAATTTCTAATTTTACTTTAAATAAAAAATACAGCAAACACAATCTTGTTTATTGGGCAAATTTAGATTATCTTGGTTTTGGGATTTCGGCAGGTGGCCATATTGGAAATATGAGATATAATAACGTATCGACATTTGAAAAATACTATACAAAATTAAAAGCGGGAAAGTTTCCTATAGAATATAAAGTGTTTAATAAATTAGAAAGAGAAACATTAGAAAGCATTTTTATGATGTTGCGAACCAAATGGGGTATTGACAGAAAGTTAATAGCCAAGTTGCCTAAATTAGATACATTTTTTCAGAAGCTTTCATCAAAGTATCGTTTTTTCGATGGTACAAAGTTGAATGATACAGGGATGGATTTTTCGAACTTATTTTTTGGAGAACTTTTGAAAACATGGGAGGAATTCTATGAGGACTAG
- a CDS encoding ATP-binding protein has product MGLLTLADHVQDIAENSIKAGAKKVVIDIRETKEYFIFKVEDNGPGIKNVDKVFDPFYTTRSKKIRKVGLGLPFLKQAAEMTGGYVKLETKLGAGTKVLAKFCKKHIDCQPIGDLPSVFFSLLMNQEVEFKIIRCRDENCYEIDSKIIKEHFGKLDSPSKLKILKDLLFELEKSLKEA; this is encoded by the coding sequence ATGGGATTACTAACGTTAGCAGATCATGTGCAAGATATAGCAGAGAATTCCATTAAAGCTGGGGCCAAAAAAGTAGTTATAGATATTCGAGAAACGAAAGAATATTTTATATTTAAAGTAGAAGATAATGGGCCGGGGATTAAAAATGTTGATAAAGTCTTTGACCCGTTTTATACAACTAGGTCAAAAAAAATTAGAAAAGTAGGTTTGGGATTGCCATTTTTAAAACAAGCAGCTGAAATGACAGGAGGTTATGTAAAACTTGAAACCAAATTAGGTGCAGGAACGAAAGTTCTTGCTAAGTTTTGCAAAAAGCATATTGATTGTCAACCAATTGGGGATTTACCTTCTGTTTTTTTTTCTCTTTTAATGAACCAGGAAGTGGAATTTAAAATCATAAGATGTAGGGATGAAAATTGTTATGAAATAGATTCTAAGATCATAAAAGAGCATTTTGGAAAGTTAGATAGTCCATCAAAATTAAAAATTTTGAAAGACTTACTTTTTGAACTAGAAAAGAGTTTAAAGGAGGCTTAA
- the gatB gene encoding Asp-tRNA(Asn)/Glu-tRNA(Gln) amidotransferase subunit GatB, producing MKFKPVIGLEIHVQLNTKTKAFCSCPSDVFELEPNSAICPICTGQPGALPVPSEEMFEYGILLAAALNCKIHEYSRFDRKNYFYPDLPKGYQITQFFYPLATDGYLKVKEKRIRIRRIHLEEDAGKLIHSSETITEASHSFVDMNRCGVPLAEIVTEPDISSPQEAREFLEKLRQILRYTGVSTGDMEKGALRCDANISVIDTETGIQSNKVEVKNMNSFKFVEKALEYEYRRIVSLMKKGEEVKKETRGWDLSSKTTISMRSKEEANDYRYFPEPDIPPVIFSRDYIEKIKAKLPELPDEKFERFKKAYKLGDYEAGILTSTVQLADFFERCVKITNNPKETSNWFLTELLRFASPEADFDELKIKPEHFKELFEMIEKGEISRNIAKNVFEETFVSGKSPRKIVEEKGLKIVGDESLIEDILKKLMEKYPDKVQEYKNGKTGLLGFFVGGVMRETKGKADPRKVNEIARRLLAD from the coding sequence ATGAAATTTAAACCAGTAATTGGTCTTGAAATACACGTCCAGTTGAATACTAAAACTAAAGCTTTTTGTTCCTGCCCTTCAGATGTTTTTGAATTGGAACCAAATTCAGCGATATGTCCAATTTGTACAGGACAACCAGGAGCTCTTCCAGTACCCTCCGAAGAAATGTTTGAATATGGAATATTACTTGCAGCAGCTCTTAATTGTAAAATTCACGAGTATTCTAGGTTTGATCGTAAAAACTATTTTTATCCGGATCTTCCGAAAGGTTATCAAATCACACAATTTTTTTATCCACTTGCTACAGATGGATATTTGAAGGTGAAGGAAAAAAGAATAAGGATAAGAAGAATTCATTTGGAAGAAGATGCTGGAAAATTAATACATTCTTCAGAGACAATAACGGAAGCTTCACATTCTTTTGTTGATATGAATCGTTGTGGGGTCCCTCTTGCAGAAATAGTTACCGAACCAGATATTAGTTCACCTCAAGAAGCAAGGGAATTTTTGGAAAAATTGAGACAAATTCTAAGATATACTGGTGTAAGTACGGGAGATATGGAAAAAGGTGCTCTAAGATGTGATGCAAACATTTCCGTAATTGATACTGAAACAGGAATTCAGAGTAATAAAGTTGAAGTAAAAAATATGAATTCCTTTAAATTTGTAGAAAAGGCTTTGGAATATGAATATAGAAGAATTGTTTCATTGATGAAAAAAGGTGAAGAGGTAAAAAAAGAAACAAGAGGTTGGGATTTAAGTTCTAAGACTACTATTTCAATGCGTAGTAAAGAAGAAGCAAATGATTATAGATATTTCCCAGAACCTGATATACCACCCGTTATTTTTTCAAGAGATTATATTGAAAAAATAAAGGCAAAATTACCAGAATTACCTGACGAAAAATTTGAGAGATTTAAAAAAGCTTACAAATTAGGAGATTATGAAGCAGGAATATTAACATCAACGGTTCAATTGGCTGATTTTTTCGAAAGATGTGTGAAAATTACTAATAACCCGAAAGAAACTTCGAATTGGTTTTTAACGGAATTATTAAGATTTGCGAGTCCAGAGGCTGATTTTGATGAATTAAAAATCAAACCAGAGCATTTTAAAGAACTTTTTGAAATGATTGAAAAAGGAGAAATTTCCAGAAATATTGCAAAGAATGTGTTTGAAGAAACTTTTGTTTCTGGTAAAAGTCCTAGAAAAATTGTTGAAGAAAAGGGATTAAAGATCGTAGGGGATGAATCCTTAATTGAAGATATATTGAAAAAATTAATGGAAAAATATCCTGATAAAGTCCAGGAATATAAAAACGGAAAAACAGGACTTCTAGGGTTTTTTGTGGGTGGTGTGATGAGAGAAACAAAAGGAAAAGCAGATCCACGAAAAGTAAACGAGATTGCAAGAAGGTTACTTGCCGATTAG
- a CDS encoding BamA/OMP85 family outer membrane protein has translation MKKLFVLIMIIILTVVYFPAILNSVVIKNLKTISLEELKPLYEKYIGFDVNEYAINDIISSIKATGYFSNVTWTEDINDNQFNLIIEVEENPPVSQVSLEINGVELIPKETLEASITLKKDKAFSFVQFKQSIENITKLYKDENYVVSNVFSENKDQSFVYVTGKIEGSSVKFSVIEYALYDIEFVGNIEGIEDVIERIKKEVNLNLYKNYLKKNPLFKLFDSEKNYYPKISDIQSLFQSLANYVYFSQLSNIQYEKVNTEKPSKVLKVFVVQNLITRKPVYIKSIKVRGATLYKFDNLATTPATFTNVDLLRILQTIEDKYDKDEYFINIQPELIENDYVITVVEYKFRKLNISGNTKTKTYTFDDLIKISSGDYASRKALKETYVEIYKTQFFDSIDFDIKPSGEDTLDVNLILKEKEKKFNFIGGGTWGPPGDGKEWYEGFAAQMQLSAINPFGYGQTFKSTLSLGFSGKNLSFDYSIRKPFGYPFSISTNLSYSSRPNEESITNDSTVTIIATDLTEFNFDFSLSTLKLNNIKYSFGGGLNYKFLETSIATNVNSVEVSSSTSTVEYIGGNLLLGINYENLDDLIIPTEGLYFSVLIQKYFGISGDAPVALKTQEELSFHFPIQNTRFSLASRIYASQVFQKSGADLTNYLNGLNSLRGAELSGDMTLLLNNEIRYVNRDERFPFYLASFVDFGYVGSSYDFSIPFKWSVGVELGLNVPMFGLIRIGEAYYNDNWNFFFLMGKTF, from the coding sequence ATGAAAAAACTTTTTGTATTGATTATGATAATTATCCTGACAGTTGTTTATTTTCCGGCAATCCTTAATTCTGTAGTTATAAAAAATTTAAAAACTATATCTCTTGAAGAATTAAAGCCTTTATATGAAAAATATATAGGCTTTGATGTGAACGAATATGCAATTAATGATATTATCTCTTCAATAAAAGCAACTGGTTATTTTTCAAATGTTACGTGGACTGAAGATATAAATGATAATCAGTTTAATCTCATAATTGAAGTTGAGGAAAATCCTCCTGTGTCACAAGTAAGTTTGGAAATAAATGGTGTGGAGTTGATTCCGAAGGAAACATTAGAAGCATCGATTACATTGAAAAAGGATAAAGCATTTAGTTTTGTTCAATTTAAGCAATCTATAGAAAATATAACAAAACTATATAAAGATGAAAATTATGTTGTGTCAAATGTTTTTTCGGAAAATAAGGATCAGTCATTTGTCTATGTTACAGGAAAAATTGAAGGCTCCAGCGTGAAATTTAGCGTAATAGAATATGCATTGTATGATATAGAGTTTGTTGGTAATATTGAAGGAATAGAAGATGTTATTGAAAGGATTAAAAAAGAGGTAAATTTAAATTTATATAAAAATTATCTGAAAAAAAATCCTCTATTCAAGTTGTTTGACAGTGAGAAAAATTATTATCCAAAAATTTCCGATATTCAAAGTCTCTTTCAAAGCTTAGCTAATTATGTTTATTTTTCGCAGTTATCAAATATTCAGTATGAAAAAGTTAATACTGAGAAGCCTTCAAAGGTTCTAAAGGTGTTTGTTGTTCAGAACCTTATAACTAGAAAACCTGTTTATATAAAGAGTATAAAAGTAAGAGGTGCGACTCTATATAAATTTGATAATTTAGCTACTACTCCAGCAACATTTACTAATGTAGATTTATTACGTATATTACAGACTATCGAAGATAAATACGATAAGGATGAATATTTCATTAATATACAGCCAGAATTAATTGAAAATGATTATGTAATAACTGTTGTAGAATATAAGTTTAGAAAATTGAATATTAGTGGAAATACTAAAACAAAAACTTATACTTTTGATGATTTAATAAAGATATCTTCTGGTGATTATGCTTCGAGAAAGGCTTTAAAAGAGACCTATGTGGAGATATATAAGACACAATTTTTTGATAGCATTGATTTTGATATAAAACCTTCTGGCGAAGATACTTTAGATGTGAATCTAATTTTAAAAGAGAAAGAGAAAAAATTTAATTTTATTGGAGGAGGAACTTGGGGGCCTCCTGGAGATGGAAAAGAATGGTACGAAGGATTTGCAGCTCAAATGCAATTGAGTGCTATTAATCCTTTTGGATATGGTCAAACCTTTAAGTCAACTCTTTCTTTAGGATTTAGCGGTAAGAATTTAAGTTTCGATTATAGTATTAGAAAACCATTTGGGTATCCTTTTTCAATTTCAACTAATTTGAGCTACTCAAGTCGTCCTAATGAAGAGTCAATAACAAATGATTCGACAGTGACAATTATCGCTACTGATCTTACTGAATTTAATTTTGATTTTTCTTTAAGTACTCTAAAGCTTAATAATATCAAATACAGTTTTGGTGGAGGGTTAAATTATAAATTCTTGGAAACTTCTATTGCCACAAATGTTAATTCTGTTGAAGTGAGTAGTTCTACTTCAACAGTGGAATATATTGGTGGTAATCTATTGTTGGGTATTAATTATGAAAATTTAGATGATTTGATTATTCCAACTGAAGGATTATATTTTTCAGTTTTGATACAAAAATATTTTGGTATTTCTGGAGATGCACCTGTTGCTTTAAAAACACAAGAGGAACTTTCTTTCCATTTTCCAATTCAAAATACTCGTTTCAGCTTGGCATCTAGGATATATGCATCTCAAGTATTTCAGAAAAGTGGGGCTGATTTAACAAACTATTTGAATGGTTTAAATTCTTTAAGAGGAGCAGAATTATCTGGAGATATGACACTTCTTTTAAATAATGAAATTAGATATGTAAATAGAGATGAACGATTTCCTTTCTACCTAGCTAGTTTTGTGGATTTTGGATACGTTGGAAGTTCGTATGATTTTTCTATACCATTTAAATGGTCAGTTGGTGTTGAGCTGGGGTTAAATGTACCAATGTTTGGTTTAATTAGAATTGGAGAAGCATATTATAATGACAATTGGAACTTCTTCTTTTTGATGGGAAAGACGTTTTGA
- the gatA gene encoding Asp-tRNA(Asn)/Glu-tRNA(Gln) amidotransferase subunit GatA — MTITEILKRGKSYVKDSLETINKLDEKLKAFITVNNKAKELPGKFSGVPIAVKDNIVTKGLRTTCASKILKEYIPPYDATVVKKLKQSGFTIIGKTNLDEFAMGTGTEYSAYQITRNPWDLSRVAGGSSGGSAAAVASGEVVAALGSDTGGSIRQPAAFCGVIGFKPTYGLVSRYGLVAFASSLDQIGPITKTVKDAAILMNVISGFDSNDSTTVDRKVEFTKYLDEDFSNVKVAFPKEVFDEGIEDGVAERFNEFVKFLEGKGIKVDKVDFPELKYSVATYYIIAPAEVSSNLSRFDGMRYGKRNEEEGLLETYLKSRTNNLGPEVIRRIMIGTFTLSAAYYDAYFEKAQKVRRLITNKIENLFDKYDFIITPTSPITAFKIGEIKDPLVYYLMDIFTIPANLAGIPAINIPFGFSNNLPVGMQIMGRKFDDPKVLGFANYIEKDNPVVFPFKEEKK; from the coding sequence ATGACAATAACGGAAATTTTGAAGAGGGGAAAATCTTATGTAAAAGACTCTTTAGAAACAATAAATAAATTAGATGAAAAATTAAAAGCTTTTATTACTGTAAATAATAAAGCAAAGGAATTGCCGGGAAAATTTTCTGGTGTACCGATAGCAGTAAAAGACAATATTGTTACCAAAGGTTTAAGGACAACATGTGCATCAAAAATATTAAAAGAATATATCCCTCCTTATGATGCCACAGTAGTGAAAAAACTTAAACAATCTGGTTTTACTATTATTGGCAAAACAAATTTGGATGAATTTGCTATGGGTACCGGAACAGAATATTCTGCATATCAGATTACTCGAAACCCCTGGGATTTAAGTAGAGTGGCTGGGGGGAGTAGTGGGGGTTCAGCGGCGGCTGTCGCAAGTGGGGAGGTTGTAGCTGCATTGGGTAGCGATACTGGAGGTTCCATTAGACAGCCTGCCGCCTTCTGTGGAGTTATTGGATTTAAGCCAACATATGGTTTAGTTTCAAGGTATGGTTTGGTTGCTTTTGCATCTTCTTTGGATCAAATAGGTCCAATAACTAAAACAGTTAAAGATGCCGCCATTTTAATGAATGTTATTTCCGGATTTGATTCTAATGATTCTACTACTGTTGATAGAAAAGTAGAATTTACAAAATACTTAGATGAAGATTTTTCCAATGTTAAGGTTGCTTTTCCAAAGGAAGTTTTTGATGAAGGAATTGAAGATGGCGTTGCTGAGAGATTTAATGAATTTGTTAAGTTCCTTGAAGGAAAAGGTATAAAAGTAGATAAAGTAGATTTTCCTGAACTCAAATATTCGGTAGCTACATATTATATTATTGCTCCTGCCGAAGTGAGTTCTAATCTTTCAAGGTTTGATGGTATGAGATATGGAAAAAGAAACGAAGAAGAAGGACTTTTGGAGACATATTTAAAATCAAGAACAAATAACCTTGGGCCGGAAGTTATTAGAAGAATAATGATTGGGACATTTACCTTAAGTGCAGCGTATTATGATGCCTATTTTGAAAAGGCTCAAAAAGTTAGAAGATTGATAACAAACAAAATTGAGAATTTGTTTGATAAATATGATTTTATTATTACTCCAACTTCTCCTATTACCGCTTTCAAAATAGGAGAAATAAAAGATCCTTTAGTATATTATTTAATGGATATTTTTACAATACCAGCGAATCTTGCCGGTATTCCTGCAATTAATATTCCGTTTGGTTTTTCAAATAATTTACCTGTAGGAATGCAAATCATGGGTAGAAAGTTTGATGATCCTAAAGTTTTAGGATTTGCAAATTATATCGAAAAAGACAATCCAGTAGTTTTTCCTTTTAAGGAGGAGAAAAAATGA
- the ruvA gene encoding Holliday junction branch migration protein RuvA: MIHAVKGILEKIENGKIYINVNGIIYEVVVGNTGDLESKINEEVYILTKLIVSDDGLTLYGFSTPERLKLFEKLISVNKLGPKSALKILASNSVEEIVSAIVNEDVSRLSKMPGIGSKTAERIIMELKDSLKEFDLTLSEIDKKTIEAIEALVTLGFSKSQATKAVKKAAKNENSLDDIIRKALKYLSNK, encoded by the coding sequence ATGATACATGCAGTAAAAGGTATTTTAGAGAAAATTGAAAACGGAAAAATTTATATTAATGTGAATGGAATAATTTATGAAGTTGTTGTAGGAAACACAGGAGATCTTGAAAGTAAGATAAATGAAGAAGTATATATATTAACAAAATTGATTGTTTCAGATGATGGACTTACTCTTTATGGGTTTTCTACTCCTGAAAGATTAAAGCTGTTTGAAAAATTAATTTCTGTGAATAAATTAGGTCCAAAAAGTGCTCTTAAAATTCTTGCATCAAATAGTGTGGAGGAAATAGTTTCTGCTATTGTAAACGAAGATGTCAGTAGATTGTCAAAAATGCCTGGTATTGGTTCTAAAACTGCAGAACGAATTATTATGGAATTAAAAGATTCATTAAAGGAGTTTGATTTAACTCTGTCAGAAATAGATAAGAAAACAATAGAAGCAATAGAAGCTTTAGTTACACTAGGATTTTCGAAAAGTCAGGCAACAAAAGCTGTTAAGAAGGCAGCTAAAAACGAAAATTCATTGGATGATATTATAAGAAAAGCTTTAAAGTATCTTAGCAACAAATAG
- a CDS encoding alanyl-tRNA editing protein — protein MKIKIDRVVIKDGNIYLESGESPFYPDFKGGQLGDRGKIGNVKVIGVEEIEGKIYHRVNTPLEPGEYDVTIDEEHRLFIKQHHTAQHILSAVFSEYADIRTVSFKMGMEYSTIDLDIPFLAKDVLQEVEINANKLIQKCLDVEELVVEKEDLDKFPLRKKVSDKIKGKIRIIKIGEYDYSACAGYHVKNTGEIGFVKIIKTEKVKGSLTRVYFVAGLKALSYFYKYTNILRNLSKLLTASIDELEERTKNLLDKVKSFNSKIENISEILAKEKAENLKAIRDSVYYIEIEESIAKYIPKYFKKENALLVLYDGIKFNFVSFGKYNVNQLISKIRDRIPGKGGGGEKKGTFIPEKKTDINEIIEFLEV, from the coding sequence GTGAAAATAAAAATAGATAGAGTTGTAATAAAGGACGGGAATATATATCTTGAGTCTGGAGAAAGCCCTTTTTATCCTGATTTTAAAGGTGGTCAGCTTGGTGATAGAGGGAAAATAGGAAATGTAAAAGTGATTGGAGTTGAAGAAATTGAAGGAAAAATATATCATAGGGTTAATACCCCATTGGAACCCGGAGAATATGATGTAACGATTGATGAAGAACATAGATTATTTATTAAACAACATCATACAGCTCAACATATTTTATCAGCTGTTTTTAGTGAATATGCTGACATTCGTACAGTAAGCTTTAAAATGGGGATGGAATATTCTACAATTGATTTGGATATTCCTTTTTTAGCTAAAGATGTCTTACAAGAAGTTGAAATCAATGCTAATAAATTGATTCAAAAATGCTTAGACGTGGAAGAACTGGTTGTGGAAAAAGAAGATTTAGATAAATTTCCTTTAAGAAAAAAGGTAAGTGATAAAATTAAAGGGAAAATAAGAATAATAAAAATAGGAGAATACGATTATTCTGCCTGTGCAGGGTATCATGTTAAAAACACAGGAGAAATAGGGTTTGTGAAGATTATAAAGACTGAAAAGGTAAAGGGAAGTCTTACAAGGGTTTATTTTGTAGCAGGTTTGAAGGCGCTAAGTTATTTTTACAAGTACACTAACATATTAAGGAATCTTTCTAAGTTGTTAACCGCTTCAATTGATGAACTTGAAGAACGAACGAAAAATCTTTTAGACAAAGTGAAGAGCTTTAATTCAAAAATTGAGAATATTTCTGAAATTTTGGCAAAAGAAAAAGCTGAGAATTTAAAAGCGATAAGAGATAGTGTTTATTATATTGAGATAGAAGAATCAATAGCAAAGTATATTCCAAAATATTTTAAAAAAGAAAATGCTTTGTTGGTGTTGTACGATGGAATAAAATTTAATTTTGTATCTTTTGGAAAGTACAATGTGAACCAATTGATAAGTAAAATTAGAGACAGAATACCAGGAAAAGGTGGCGGAGGAGAGAAAAAAGGAACATTTATTCCTGAGAAGAAAACAGATATAAATGAAATTATTGAGTTTTTGGAGGTGTAA
- a CDS encoding iron-sulfur binding hydrogenase, translating to MKLSKIIEQIPVKKVLWNSDYEISHAYTGDLLSMVMKNAKSDSIWITVQSHVNIVAVASMVGIRAIILCEGKDFSQETVEKAKDEGITLLKSNENAYTISGKLYELGLK from the coding sequence ATGAAACTTTCTAAAATTATTGAACAGATACCTGTTAAAAAGGTTTTATGGAACAGCGATTATGAAATTTCTCATGCATATACAGGAGATCTTTTGAGTATGGTTATGAAGAATGCCAAAAGTGATTCGATTTGGATTACAGTTCAAAGTCATGTAAATATTGTTGCAGTTGCTTCTATGGTGGGAATAAGAGCAATAATATTGTGTGAAGGAAAGGACTTCTCACAGGAGACAGTGGAAAAAGCAAAAGATGAAGGAATAACACTTTTGAAAAGTAATGAAAATGCTTATACAATTTCAGGAAAGTTATATGAATTAGGATTAAAATGA